In the Butyricicoccus intestinisimiae genome, GGCGTGACATCCATCAGCTGTGCCAGATACGCTCTGCCGCCCGCATCATCATACAGACCGTTCATCTTGAGCTCATTGAGCACAGTCACCGCATCAATGCGGACGGAGTCCGTGAACATGGAGAAAATCGTCTCAAAAATGCGGCGGTTTTCCTCCGCATAAAAGTCCTCCGGCCGCAGCAACTCAATAACCTCTGGAATACACGATGGGTCGATCAGCATAGATCCAATGACCGCTTGTTCCGCTTCTACCGCCTGCGGCAGCTGCCGCGACAGCAGTTCATCCATCGCCATGCTTCTTCGCTCCTTTTGTGAAAGATGAAAAATCCACCTCCCCAATCGGGGAGGTTGGATGCGTTACTCTACTTCGGTTACCTGAACCTTCAGCTTGCCGACAACTTCCGGATACAGCTTGACCTTCAGCTCATATGTGCCAAAGCTCTTAATCGCCTCGTCCATGACAATCTTGTTCTTGCTGATTTCAATGCCATGCTCCTTCTTGAGCTGGCTTGCAATTTCCTTGCTGGTGACGGAGCCAAAGATACGGCCGCTGGTGCCGCCCTTTGCAGTCAGATGCACCATGATAGACTCGAACTTCTTTGCGTTCTCCTCTGCCTCTGCGCGCTCAACGGCCTGACGATGCTTTTTGGATTCCTCCGCCTGCTTCATCTGGTTTACGTTGTCTGCGGTAGCCGGAACAGCCAGCTTGCGCGGCAGAAGGAAGTTTCTGCCATATCCCTCAGAGACCTCTACGAGCTGTCCCTTTTTACCCTGACCCTTTACGTCCTGCTGTAAAATAACTTTCATATCAAAAACCTCCAATTGTTGGTATTGTTATTCGTCTTCCTGTGCGTTTTGATCCAAGTACGCTTCAATCGCCTTCATGATCTGTTCTTTTGCCTTGAGCCAGTCGGTATTCTGCAGCTGTGCACCGGCTGCCGTCAGGCTGCCGCCGCCGCCAAGCATCTCTGTGAGCACCTGAACATTGACCGCGCCCATCGAGCGCGCAGACACGACAATGTCCTCTCCAATAGGAAATGCCACAATGCTGGCGCGCACGCCAATGATGTTGAGCAGCTCATCCGCCGCCTGTGCCGCCGTCGGTCGGGTGACCGGAAAGTCTGCCACAGCAACGACAATGCCGCCCGGCGCATTTTCCGCACAGGAAATCACGCGCTCGCGCTGCATATAATCCTGAAACGAATTTTGGAACAGGCGCTTCACCGCGATCATATCCGCACCGGCGCGGCGCAGATATGCCGCCGCCTCAAAGGTGCGCACGCCCGCCTTGATGGAAAAGCCCTTGGTGTCCAGATAAATACCCGCCAGCAAGCTTTCCGCCTCTACGCGGCTGATTGTCTGATTGGGTACCATATATTGCAGCAGCTCACTGACCAGCTCACTGGCAGAGGACGCCGACGGTTCATGCATATTGACGGCGCAGTTTTCAATATAATCTGCGGCACGTCTGTGGTGGTCGATGACAGCGACCTTACGGAATCGGGACAGCAGCTCCGGCGCATCGACAAAGTCCGGCCGGTTGGTGTCTACGACAACCATCAGGCTGTTGCCGTCAATCAGCTCCGCAGCCTGTTCCGGCTCGATAAACACGTCGTCATAGTCGCCGCTCGCCTCTACGCGCTCCAGCAGCGGCTGGGCAAGCGTCTGCGCGCGGTGCAGAACCACGTGCACCTGTTTTCCTCTGCTGCGCGCCGCGCAAACGACACCGACAGCGGCGCCCAGCGCGTCAATATCCGTGTGATGATGTCCCATGACGAACACCTGCGAGGAATCGCGCATGAGCTGACCCAGCGCATTTGCCATGACACGGGATTTCACCTTCGTGCGCTTTTCGACCTCCTTGGCGCAGCCGCCAAAGAACTCAAAGGCATAGCGGTTTTTGATGACCGTCTGGTCACCGCCGCGGCTCAGCGCCATATCCAGTGCGAGCTGTGCAAACTCGTACTTTTCCTGCAGCGTCTTGCCGTCCCGCCCGATGCCAATCGACAGCGTTGCATTGATGCCTTCGCGCGACACAATCGAGCGCACGGTATCCAAAACAGAAAACTTATCCTGCGTGATTTGCGCCAAATTTCGTTCTTCCATCACGAAAATATATTTATCGCGGTCATATTTTCGCAAAACACCCTGAATGTCCTTTGCCCACTCGCCGATGCGGTTATCCACAGAGGCGAGCATGGTTGCCTTTTCCGAGTCGTTTGCGTTTTTGACCAGTTCCTCGTAATTGTCAATGGACACAATGGCGACGACCGGACGGGATTCGTCATACTCCTGCCGCAGCGAAACCAACTCGGTGCAGTCCAGCCAGTACAGCGTCATCAGCACGCTGGTGCTGCCGTCCATCGGACGCACGCGCGAGCCAATCACCATGTAATACTTATCGCCGATTTTGACCTCGGACGGATACACGGATTTATCATCTACCAGCCACGACGTATCAAATCCCGGAATAATATCCTCCAGCGTCTGTTCAAACATGCTGTCGTGCATGTCATACACCGAATGAAATTGCTCATTACACCAGATAATTTGTCCGTTTCCGATCATACAAACCGTAATCGGCAGCGGGATGTCAATAAAGTTCTGTCTCGTCTCATTGTCGGTTCCGCCGGACAGAGCCTCCAAATACTGCAGCACCTCCTGATTGCGGCGCCGCATGGTTACAACATAATA is a window encoding:
- the rplI gene encoding 50S ribosomal protein L9; protein product: MKVILQQDVKGQGKKGQLVEVSEGYGRNFLLPRKLAVPATADNVNQMKQAEESKKHRQAVERAEAEENAKKFESIMVHLTAKGGTSGRIFGSVTSKEIASQLKKEHGIEISKNKIVMDEAIKSFGTYELKVKLYPEVVGKLKVQVTEVE
- a CDS encoding DHH family phosphoesterase, giving the protein MDKRLARILEPGFGMYFIVFLVFACVSAFFSLFLALFEMAVCAALYIYYVVTMRRRNQEVLQYLEALSGGTDNETRQNFIDIPLPITVCMIGNGQIIWCNEQFHSVYDMHDSMFEQTLEDIIPGFDTSWLVDDKSVYPSEVKIGDKYYMVIGSRVRPMDGSTSVLMTLYWLDCTELVSLRQEYDESRPVVAIVSIDNYEELVKNANDSEKATMLASVDNRIGEWAKDIQGVLRKYDRDKYIFVMEERNLAQITQDKFSVLDTVRSIVSREGINATLSIGIGRDGKTLQEKYEFAQLALDMALSRGGDQTVIKNRYAFEFFGGCAKEVEKRTKVKSRVMANALGQLMRDSSQVFVMGHHHTDIDALGAAVGVVCAARSRGKQVHVVLHRAQTLAQPLLERVEASGDYDDVFIEPEQAAELIDGNSLMVVVDTNRPDFVDAPELLSRFRKVAVIDHHRRAADYIENCAVNMHEPSASSASELVSELLQYMVPNQTISRVEAESLLAGIYLDTKGFSIKAGVRTFEAAAYLRRAGADMIAVKRLFQNSFQDYMQRERVISCAENAPGGIVVAVADFPVTRPTAAQAADELLNIIGVRASIVAFPIGEDIVVSARSMGAVNVQVLTEMLGGGGSLTAAGAQLQNTDWLKAKEQIMKAIEAYLDQNAQEDE